In a single window of the Coregonus clupeaformis isolate EN_2021a chromosome 10, ASM2061545v1, whole genome shotgun sequence genome:
- the LOC121575419 gene encoding msx2-interacting protein isoform X2 produces MVRETRHLWVGNLPEHVREEKIVEHFKRYGRVESVKVLRKRGSEGGVAAFVDFVDIKSAQKAHNAVNKMGDRDLRTDYNEPGSVPSAVRGLDDNPPSSSHGRDVSGFSRGAVGPVFGPPVSLHTREGRYERIRDGSESRERAYDHSPYGHHERGGTFDRQRHYNADYYRDRTMFAAGVSPGPGSGGAMGGSFETPEPHFESRIRGDPFTLSSAVRRDPYRDDRGRRVDRTYHRRSRSSHSSQSRHPSPQRTTGQTPKAPHSPKRAPLSPGRGPRSRSRSRSSSSDSVSSTSSTGSGSSDSNSSSSDGSHARSVQSSATHAPPSQPCSMVMEGDEPRRSFGIRVQNLPVRSTDTSLKDGLFHEFKKHGKVTSVQIHGALEDRYGLVFFRQQEDQEKALNVSKGKLFFGMMIEVSAWNGPETESENEFRPLDGRIDEFHPKATRTLFIGNLEKTTSYQQLLDIFQRFGEIVDIDIKKVNGVPQYAFVQYSDIVSVCKAIKKMDGEYLGSNRLKLGFGKSMPTTCVWLDGLASNITEQYLTRHFCRYGHVVKVVFDRLKGMSLILYNNTDFAQAAVRETKGWKIGGNKIKVDFASQESQMAFYRAMQASGQDIRDFYEIPTERREERPRPPYHEFSAERAYFENARTPGTIYPEDPRRDYPARSRERYSELEHYQGEHFDPRYHEDPREFRDYRDPFEQDIRKYTYIQRERERERERFEADRGMWSPSHPRRPITPSASPSPSERAPRDPERRVYSQSSERSGSCSSLSPPPRFDKTDKAPPLEHGASSKSERLEKDTHLVEPERERGAGAEKSKRGRRKEKGDKEKGEKSKSRKGKVQSPSIPPSETELEPSLDGGSGRGKVSDQDSLDRQRYKGDDDPPPSDPTTSTSRHEPVKSERLESGKGENADKDGKTRSKKHQKSDTGNDGKDPSADSDRLAARKRRFGDASGRTIRQKRRRLETEEGSQAPDFGASTGFPKATDGDSKAQQKDSQRRDSRSKTERLAFLGSHKEGQDPVMRGQEELPEGSVDPMDSKRHPSHSMSRRFSHDGNMDQDNARDQDPPSPFKYGAQDNDKGVKEEPLDIDLSQSYRKQMEQRRLHQQLQEPDKQEKPGSPQGLETEDLEHRSLVHEVGKPPQDVTDNFPSHKLKKLEQFDADMSAKRGDRVYRSFRQKSEDPEWHNTASPGLQHFSHHAEEDFAESSHLREVKTEDKSHPDLELAVKRTHTTQMSKPSTPLQLSEEEREKRWESRVKQDFLPDLNFSRGIGKNTHNRKRLECGILHDLEPGEVRSDSEEDREHKPHSPMPSTSMPFSDRQRVDRFSDPKLATLERMKFYSFALDQTITPDTKALLERAKSLSSSREDNWSFLDYDSHFTGLRSRKDTEKVESAPRPTGSWYQRKKKIRSGGSEDKLDDRKEESKPKPEEHERRELFASRFLHSSIFEQDSRRLQHLERKHEDPEQSQAQQTGQQGLADGQPDTEPVVLFHSRFLEFTRLQQQKDQQLHEVKRADSIDGNRVEKSPEAEPQPLQLPKTSEPVMDPETKPISPAENHMISQPPLMPKEMSPPKQMYPPLPPKGMSPPKQMSPPLPLKEMSPPKQMSPPLPPKEMSPPLPPKEMSPPKQMSPPLPPKEMSPPLPPKEMSPPKQMSPPLPPKEMSPPKQMSPPLPPKEMSPPKQMSPPLPPKEMSPTVETRDMFTPEPEGPEPAAQEPFTKENRENEQLPPLLQISPHEMSPAASVNLVAPEPIRSVRKVKKSPSEEKFEEISQNIKMLNPEQSSSGDCLHETSVSSSVPEPELAPPELPPELLSSTPPNPVEEMEVSKDDTNTDDTEVEKKLELNQTQVLVDNETSDESISSPQKSKNKKSKSPTQVPLTPLVSATSSEKPLTRKSERTKRASSPRAESSKGISDSKSTGKSPIHGTDPEHGTEQSISVGRARRRNVKSVYATPVEEDATKGAGKDVTESPRAARKRGGDKDKEAASQQPLEQDSLAPITSRRGRPPKNRRQGEDMLTAKGDRSKMETKDTDSNESESSERISKVSKGRHSPHGHKVLASQLPMPTATGSSRKGDKTEPPEDVAQQMDFIEDSLAMQDSIVSCKEDTVVTKKEENVKQQLGTEKSRDKDRQKKDPIDEKASGTKFGEKESEPPVVEEQPVLEKVEKSGRGKAPRLTRTPKSPVLKNLKIRLNVTEVKDLLQMGDEEPENQDDSSKKTKPGESTNDPLLESSSGKDVSSSNEDKDEGTPDTKPPIDPKTLLQQEQELEQAVENIAKLTDPTLPAESPTPLVPPSAELKIETEEEKPANPASEYELAAAIDSIMGEDIPVPLPQEPVISAVVDSDPEIPTFVQPTKGAEPATNTSPIQGESFFPTTPRKGAKGRAKTPKRSKSQKSNKKDAVKEITSEPESTSVITSDRIPSNAQPVLDSIPSTTAAGVITATSWKPKTEHLVPKAIDMPKESKLPPVLADQPPPQHLKPVCPPTKSPILPKPQKQQQPPPPPPECISPSLSPPPTRPNIRPTQLSRIPVSPPDWLNQSKDAGVPSSPRASAAPFENPAIPPDTEPMETEHNISDLRRILMKHKNVSLPVPCSSSVPSNLATSSLRDPPHLPESNTPMVAVPSKTSLNDNRLSSHPAQPVVRPPASLPSPESKSVISVIASTATSVISRVCNPPDMEKVNMSVDRNPLVDMPLPKQTYRPPSMEDRDSGSYHGPSVGEEGGSAGRYLVESSGLGTGSSPGLRVNTSEGVVVLSHSGQIKEGPQRISAKISQIPPATVVDMESQQLVSMPQIKQEIYTHSQCPPIQTDHGHLKTQQTVSSIKQENTGMEKLESPYPSGPQGGVVKRLQQTVSSPQVMGYHHPEFTMLLKHPKKVDGADAMNADGGKPSWTSAISPAISPHLPSPAGNHVGFVPGSATDRTPSHLSGVKQEPRSPRKSGHPHSPFTKVSSPIGSSSPKGLPGMLPSGLPAMQQYVTSGHHPEQSVIMQPHSAHGGIGRMSPHRASQAIPMGHLVQGEVRVNTPPLSVMSFGMHGDPLASPWSGPLQQRPTSPQAVGRDMVLKVNPGNVRGHEGEQDDSRRFHQAGGRQSATQLKPETMQADPRGALLSGLQLDPYMSPRDMRVLMHHPQGERSAPEPHQGHIQETGPPSSTSTNITSSMSPRAHLLSKGVSEKDAKPQEVKRPHSPLKDGMMGIRPSMATMASPQRVQLLPSGTGASFSEYPGMYTNTRAIHSQITETSPFGVNQAPLNITSALGADPSQSKADVKVKQVGQQPVNMVQLLTKYPIVWQGLLALKNDQAAVQLHFVCGNKGLALRSLPLPEGGALLRIVQRMRLEASQLDGVARRMTGESEFCLLLALPCGRDQEDVLNQTQALRTAFINYLQAKLAAGIINVPNPGSNQPAYVLQIFPPCEFSESHLSRLAPDLLNRISNISPHLMIVITSV; encoded by the exons CTCAGAGAGCCGGGAGCGTGCATATGATCACAGCCCCTATGGACACCATGAGCGCGGTGGGACTTTTGATAGACAGCGTCACTACAACGCAGACTATTACCGCGATCGCACCATGTTTGCAGCTGGAGTTAGCCCTGGGCCTGGAAGTGGCGGCGCTATGGGTGGGAGCTTTGAAACCCCGGAGCCTCATTTTGAGTCCAGGATCCGAGGAGATCCCTTCACCTTGTCTAGTGCTGTGCGCCGCGACCCCTATCGAGATGACAGGGGACGTCGTGTTGACAGAACTTACCATCGCCGCAGTCGGTCATCTCATTCCTCACAGTCTCGACATCCCTCCCCGCAAAGGACCACGGGGCAAACGCCCAAAGCCCCCCATTCCCCCAAAAGAGCCCCCCTCTCCCCAGGAAGAGGTCCACGCTCTAGGTCCCGCAGTAGGTCCTCTAGCTCTGATTCTGTCAGCAGCACCAGCAGTACCGGCAGTGGCAG CAGCGATTCAAACAGCAGCTCAAGTGATGGGTCTCATGCACGCTCTGTTCAGTCCTCTGCTACACATGCACCTCCCTCTCAGCCGTGCTCCATGGTGATGGAAGGTGATGAGCCACGCAGAAGCTTTGGCATCAGGGTGCAGAACCTACCAGTGCGCTCCACAG ACACAAGTTTGAAAGATGGACTGTTCCATGAGTTCAAGAAACATGGGAAAGTGACATCCGTGCAGATCCACGGGGCCTTGGAGGACCGATATGGTCTGGTGTTCTTCAGACAGCAGGAAGACCAAGAGAAAGCCCTCAACGTCTCCAAAGGAAAGCTTTTCTTCGGCATGATGATCGAGGTTTCAGCCTGGAACGGCCCTG aaacagagagcgagaatGAATTCAGGCCTTTGGATGGACGGATTGATGAATTCCACCCCAAGGCGACTAGGACCCTGTTTATCGGCAACTTGGAGAAGACCACCAGTTACCAACAGCTCCTTGATATCTTCCAGCGCTTTGGAGAGATTGTG GATATTGACATTAAAAAGGTCAATGGTGTTCCTCAATACGCCTTTGTGCAGTATTCTGATATTGTCAGTGTCTGCAAAGCTATAAAGAAGATGGATGGAGAGTATTTGGGGAGCAACCGGCTCAAG CTGGGTTTTGGGAAGAGTATGCCCACAACATGTGTTTGGCTGGACGGTTTGGCTTCCAACATCACAGAGCAATATCTCACACGTCACTTCTGCCGCTATGGACATGTAGTCAAG GTGGTGTTTGACAGGTTAAAGGGGATGTCTCTCATCTTGTATAACAACACAGATTTTGCACAGGCAGCTGTCAGGGAGACCAAAGGCTGGAAGATTGGCGGCAACAAAATAAAG GTGGATTTTGCCAGCCAAGAGAGTCAGATGGCTTTTTATCGCGCTATGCAGGCCTCTGGGCAAGACATTAGAGACTTCTACGAAATTCCAACTGAAAGACG AGAGGAACGACCAAGACCTCCATACCATGAGTTCTCAGCAGAAAGAGCCTACTTTGAGAATGCACGCACCCCTGGCACCATTTACCCCGAAGATCCTCGACGAGACTATCCCGCCCGCAGCCGTGAGCGGTATTCGGAGTTGGAGCACTACCAGGGAGAACACTTTGACCCACGCTACCACGAGGACCCCCGGGAGTTCAGGGATTATCGAGATCCTTTTGAGCAGGACATTCGGAAATACACATACATCCAgagggagcgagaaagagagcggGAGCGCTTTGAGGCAGACCGCGGCATGTGGAGCCCCTCTCATCCACGGCGCCCGATCACCCCTTCTGCCTCCCCTTCACCATCTGAGCGTGCTCCCAGAGATCCAGAGCGACGGGTCTACAGCCAGTCCTCTGAGCGAAGTGGTAGTTGCAGCTCACTCTCACCACCACCACGCTTTGACAAGACTGACAAGGCTCCTCCGTTGGAACATGGAGCCAGCTCTAAGAGTGAGAGGTTggaaaaagacacccaccttgtCGAACCTGAGCGTGAGCGTGGAGCTGGGGCTGAGAAGAGCAAGCGGGGGAGACGAAAGGAGAAAGGTGACAAAGAAAAGGGGGAGAAGAGTAAGTCAAGGAAAGGAAAGGTGCAATCTCCCAGCATCCCACCATCTGAGACAGAGCTAGAACCCAGCCTGGATGGAGGCTCTGGAAGGGGAAAGGTGTCGGACCAAGACAGCCTTGACAGACAGAGATATAAAGGTGACGACGACCCTCCTCCTTCAGATCCGACAACGTCAACCTCTCGCCATGAGCCTGTAAAAAGTGAGAGACTTGAGTCGGGGAAAGGTGAGAATGCAGACAAGGATGGTAAAACACGATCCAAGAAACACCAAAAATCTGACACTGGAAATGATGGGAAAGATCCATCAGCGGATTCTGATCGGTTAGCTGCGAGAAAGAGGCGCTTTGGAGATGCCAGTGGGAGGACCATTCGGCAGAAGAGGAGAAGGCTGGAAACTGAGGAAGGGAGTCAAGCCCCAGACTTTGGAGCTAGCACTGGCTTTCCAAAAGCGACTGATGGCGACAGTAAGGCTCAGCAAAAAGACTCACAGCGGAGGGATTCAAGATCCAAAACAGAGAGGCTGGCGTTTCTTGGCAGTCATAAAGAGGGTCAGGATCCTGTAATGAGAGGACAGGAAGAGCTGCCCGAGGGGAGCGTGGACCCTATGGACTCAAAACGCCACCCTAGCCACAGTATGTCCAGAAGATTCTCCCATGATGGGAACATGGACCAAGACAATGCAAGAGATCAAGATCCACCGAGCCCTTTCAAATATGGTGCACAGGACAATGACAAGGGTGTCAAGGAAGAGCCTCTGGATATTGACCTTTCCCAGAGTTACCGCAAACAGATGGAGCAAAGGAGGCTCCACCAACAGCTGCAGGAGCCAGACAAACAAGAAAAACCTGGAAGTCCACAAGGCTTAGAAACGGAGGACCTTGAACACCGCAGTCTGGTACATGAAGTGGGCAAGCCACCTCAAGACGTCACAGATAATTTCCCATCTCATAAACTCAAGAAACTAGAGCAATTTGACGCAGATATGAGTGCCAAGAGGGGAGACCGCGTCTACAGGAGCTTCCGGCAAAAGAGTGAAGATCCTGAGTGGCACAACACTGCATCTCCAGGCTTGCAACACTTCTCTCATCATGCTGAAGAGGACTTTGCGGAATCTTCACATCTCAGGGAGGTTAAAACGGAGGATAAAAGCCACCCAGACCTGGAGCTGGCAGTCAAAAGGACACATACAACGCAAATGTCCAAGCCAAGCACTCCTTTACAACTTAGTGAAGAAGAGCGGGAAAAACGTTGGGAGAGCAGAGTCAAGCAAGATTTTTTACCCGACTTAAACTTCTCCAGAGGCATTGGAAAAAATACACACAATCGCAAGCGTTTGGAGTGCGGAATTTTACATGATTTGGAGCCTGGGGAAGTACGATCCGATTCTGAAGAGGATAGAGAACACAAACCACATTCTCCTATGCCTTCCACTTCTATGCCTTTCTCTGACAGGCAACGAGTGGACAGATTTTCAGACCCTAAGCTTGCCACCTTGGAGAGGATGAAGTTCTACTCCTTTGCACTTGACCAGACTATCACACCAGATACCAAGGCCCTGCTAGAGCGAGCAaagtctctgtcctcctctaggGAGGACAACTGGTCTTTCTTGGACTATGATTCACACTTTACTGGTTTGCGCAGTAGGAAAGATACTGAAAAGGTTGAGTCAGCACCACGGCCTACAGGGTCTTGGTACCAGAGGAAGAAGAAAATTCGCAGTGGTGGGTCTGAAGACAAACTAGATGACAGGAAGGAAGAGTCCAAGCCCAAGCCAGAGGAACATGAACGCAGGGAACTGTTTGCCTCCCGTTTCCTTCACAGCTCAATCTTTGAGCAGGACTCAAGACGTCTTCAGCACCTTGAGCGAAAGCATGAGGACCCTGAGCAAAGTCAGGCTCAACAAACTGGTCAGCAAGGCCTGGCAGATGGGCAGCCTGACACAGAACCAGTTGTCCTCTTCCATAGCCGCTTTTTGGAGTTCACGCGGCTACAACAGCAGAAAGACCAACAACTACATGAAGTAAAAAGAGCAGATTCCATAGATGGTAATAGGGTGGAGAAGTCACCTGAGGCAGAACCGCAACCTCTGCAGTTACCTAAAACCTCAGAACCGGTCATGGATCCAGAGACTAAACCTATTAGCCCTGCTGAGAACCACATGATTTCCCAGCCCCCACTTATGCCCAAGGAGATGTCTCCACCTAAACAAATGTATCCACCCCTTCCACCCAAGGGGATGTCTCCACCCAAGCAGATGTCTCCACCCCTTCCACTCAAGGAAATGTCTCCACCCAAGCAAATGTCTCCACCCCTTCCACCCAAGGAAATGTCTCCACCCCTTCCACCCAAGGAAATGTCTCCACCCAAGCAGATGTCTCCACCCCTTCCACCTAAGGAAATGTCTCCACCCCTTCCACCCAAGGAAATGTCTCCACCCAAGCAGATGTCTCCACCCCTTCCACCCAAGGAAATGTCTCCACCCAAGCAGATGTCTCCACCCCTTCCACCCAAGGAAATGTCTCCACCCAAGCAGATGTCTCCACCCCTTCCACCCAAAGAGATGTCTCCAACAGTGGAAACACGTGACATGTTTACTCCAGAGCCAGAGGGTCCAGAGCCAGCTGCCCAAGAACCTTTCACAAAAGAAAACAGAGAAAATGAGCAGCTCCCTCCCCTCCTGCAAATATCTCCCCATGAGATGTCGCCCGCTGCTTCTGTTAATTTAGTAGCCCCTGAGCCCATCCGTTCTGTGAGAAAAGTAAAAAAATCCCCTAGTGAAGAGAAATTTGAAGAGATATCTCAGAATATTAAAATGTTGAACCCTGAGCAGTCTTCCAGCGGTGACTGCCTTCATGAAACATCAGTGAGTAGTTCTGTACCAGAGCCTGAGCTGGCACCACCTGAATTACCACCTGAATTGTTAAGTTCCACACCACCTAACCCTGTTGAGGAGATGGAGGTTTCAAAAGATGATACCAACACTGACGATACAGAGGTGGAAAAGAAACTTGAACTCAATCAGACCCAGGTGCTTGTTGATAATGAAACCAGTGATGAGTCAATTTCATCACCTCAGAAGTCCAAGAACAAAAAGAGTAAGTCTCCTACTCAAGTCCCACTGACTCCTTTGGTTTCAGCAACTAGTTCAGAGAAACCACTTACACGCAAGAGTGAACGCACAAAACGTGCATCATCCCCTAGAGCAGAGTCTTCAAAGGGAATCTCAGATTCCAAATCCACAGGCAAGTCTCCCATACATGGTACAGACCCCGAGCATGGCACAGAGCAGAGTATATCTGTTGGAAGAGCAAGGCGTAGAAATGTGAAATCTGTGTATGCCACCCCAGTTGAGGAAGATGCCACTAAGGGGGCTGGAAAGGATGTAACTGAGTCACCCCGCGCTGCACGGAAGCGAGGTGGAGACAAAGACAAGGAAGCAGCCTCTCAGCAACCATTAGAGCAGGATTCCCTTGCACCGATCACCTCAAGGCGGGGACGTCCCCCTAAGAATCGGCGACAAGGAGAGGACATGTTAACTGCTAAAGGGGATAGATCAAAAATGGAGACCAAAGATACAGACTCGAATGAATCAGAGAGTAGTGAAAGAATTTCAAAAGTGTCAAAAGGCAGACATTCTCCTCATGGTCATAAAGTGTTGGCAAGTCAATTACCCATGCCCACAGCGACTGGATCAAGTAGGAAGGGGGACAAAACTGAGCCGCCTGAAGATGTTGCTCAGCAGATGGATTTTATAGAGGACAGTTTGGCCATGCAGGATTCCATTGTCTCATGTAAAGAAGATACTGTTGTGACAAAGAAAGAGGAGAATGTCAAGCAACAACTAGGAACAGAGAAATCACGAGACAAAGACAGGCAGAAAAAGGACCCTATTGACGAGAAAGCCAGTGGAACTAAATTTGGTGAGAAAGAGTCTGAACCACCAGTCGTGGAAGAACAGCCTGTATTGGAGAAAGTGGAGAAGAGTGGTAGAGGAAAAGCTCCACGCTTGACACGGACTCCAAAATCTCCTGTCCTCAAGAACCTCAAGATCAGACTAAATGTTACTGAGGTGAAAGATTTGCTTCAAATGGGGGATGAGGAACCTGAAAATCAGGATGATTCTTCTAAAAAGACCAAACCAGGTGAATCTACTAATGACCCATTATTAGAGTCTAGTTCAGGAAAAGATGTGAGTTCTAGCAACGAGGATAAAGATGAGGGCACACCAGATACTAAACCTCCAATAGATCCTAAAACTTTGCTACAACAGGAACAGGAGCTGGAGCAAGCTGTGGAGAACATTGCTAAACTGACAGACCCAACCCTCCCAGCAGAGTCACCAACTCCACTTGTCCCACCATCTGCAGAATTAAAAATTGAGACTGAGGAAGAGAAACCTGCCAATCCTGCTAGTGAGTATGAGCTTGCTGCTGCCATTGATTCGATTATGGGTGAGGATATACCCGTCCCTCTGCCTCAAGAGCCAGTAATTAGTGCTGTTGTGGATTCAGACCCAGAGATTCCAACCTTCGTCCAGCCGACCAAGGGAGCTGAACCTGCGACTAACACATCCCCTATTCAGGGGGAGTCCTTTTTCCCAACCACACCCAGGAAGGGTGCTAAGGGCAGAGCTAAAACACCGAAACGGTCTAAGAGCCAAAAATCTAACAAAAAGGACGCTGTAAAAGAAATTACATCGGAACCAGAGAGCACCTCTGTTATCACATCAGACAGAATACCGTCCAATGCACAGCCTGTTCTAGACAGTATTCCCTCAACTACAGCTGCAGGTGTCATTACAGCCACCTCTTGGAAGCCTaaaactgagcatttggttcctAAGGCTATAGACATGCCTAAAGAATCGAAGTTACCTCCAGTCCTTGCAGATCAACCTCCACCTCAACATCTGAAACCTGTCTGCCCCCCAACCAAAAGTCCCATTCTCCCCAAGcctcaaaaacaacaacaaccaccaccaccaccacctgagTGCATCTCACCCTCACTTTCTCCACCCCCAACCCGGCCAAACATCAGACCCACACAGCTAAGCAGGATCCCAGTTTCCCCACCAGATTGGCTCAACCAATCCAAGGATGCAGGTGTCCCTTCCTCTCCTAGAGCATCAGCAGCTCCCTTTGAGAACCCAGCAATTCCCCCTGACACTGAGCCCATGGAGACTGAGCATAACATCAGTGACTTGCGTAGGATTCTCATGAAGCACAAAAATGTTTCACTCCCAGTCCCATGCAGTAGTTCTGTTCCTAGCAATTTGGCCACCTCATCCCTTAGGGATCCGCCACACCTACCTGAAAGTAATACCCCAATGGTTGCTGTGCCTAGTAAGACCTCTCTTAATGACAACAGGCTGTCATCTCATCCAGCTCAGCCTGTAGTCCGGCCCCCTGCCTCACTACCATCCCCTGAGTCAAAGTCAGTAATTTCTGTTATCGCCTCCACTGCCACCTCTGTTATCAGTCGTGTTTGCAATCCACCTGACATGGAGAAGGTTAATATGTCAGTTGACAGAAATCCCTTAGTGGACATGCCACTTCCCAAGCAGACATACAGGCCGCCCAGCATGGAGGATAGGGACAGTGGTTCGTACCATGGACCATCAGTTGGCGAGGAGGGTGGAAGTGCTGGGAGGTACTTGGTTGAGAGCTCCGGTCTGGGTACAGGCTCTAGCCCAGGTCTAAGGGTGAATACCTCAGagggagtggtggtgttgagtCACTCAGGGCAGATCAAGGAGGGACCACAGAGGATAAGTGCCAAAATCAGCCAGATCCCACCAGCTACTGTAGTTGACATGGAATCTCAGCAGCTAGTGTCCATGCCCCAGATAAAACAGGAGATATATACCCACTCCCAGTGTCCTCCAATACAGACAGACCATGGGCATCTTAAGACGCAACAAACGGTTTCTTCCATTAAACAAGAAAACACTGGTATGGAAAAGTTAGAATCTCCCTACCCATCAGGGCCTCAAGGAGGAGTCGTGAAGAGGCTCCAGCAGACAGTTAGTAGTCCACAAGTGATGGGTTACCATCATCCAGAGTTCACAATGTTATTGAAGCATCCAAAGAAAGTGGATGGGGCTGATGCTATGAACGCTGACGGGGGTAAACCATCTTGGACCTCTGCCATAAGTCCTGCAATAAGCCCCCACCTGCCCTCTCCGGCTGGCAACCACGTAGGCTTTGTTCCCGGTTCGGCCACTGACAGAACTCCCTCGCATCTCAGTGGGGTCAAACAGGAGCCCCGTTCTCCTCGCAAGTCAGGCCATCCACACTCTCCGTTCACTAAAGTGTCCTCTCCCATCGGCTCCTCCTCTCCCAAAGGCCTCCCTGGGATGCTGCCCTCTGGCCTGCCCGCCATGCAGCAGTATGTCACCAGTGGCCACCACCCTGAGCAGTCTGTCATCATGCAACCTCACAGTGCTCACGGTGGCATTGGAAGGATGTCACCCCATCGTGCCTCCCAAGCAATCCCCATGGGGCACCTTGTCCAAGGAGAGGTCAGGGTGAACACGCCACCCCTATCTGTCATGAGTTTCGGGATGCATGGAGACCCTCTTGCCTCTCCCTGGTCCGGTCCTCTCCAGCAACGCCCCACCTCGCCCCAGGCGGTAGGCAGAGACATGGTCCTCAAGGTTAACCCTGGGAATGTAAGGGGCCACGAGGGAGAGCAAGACGATTCCAGGCGCTTCCATCAGGCCGGAGGAAGACAATCTGCCACCCAGCTGAAACCAGAGACTATGCAGGCGGATCCCCGCGGGGCTCTACTCAGCGGGCTGCAGCTGGACCCGTACATGTCGCCCAGGGACATGCGTGTGCTCATGCACCACCCTCAGGGAGAGCGCTCGGCCCCAGAGCCACACCAGGGACACATCCAAGAGACTGGCCCACCCTCCTCAACATCTACCAACATCACCTCGTCGATGTCCCCCAGGGCACATCTGCTGTCTAAAGGTGTGTCCGAGAAGGATGCCAAGCCACAGGAGGTCAAGAGGCCACACTCTCCTCTGAAGGATGGGATGATGGGAATTCGGCCAAGTATGGCCACCATGGCGTCTCCGCAAAGGGTGCAGCTGCTGCCATCAGGGACGGGAGCTTCTTTCTCTGAGTATCCAGGAATGTACACCAACACCCGGGCCATCCATTCCCAGATCACTGAGACCTCTCCTTTTGGGGTCAATCAGGCACCGCTCAACATCACTTCTGCCTTA GGTGCAGATCCCAGCCAGTCAAAAGCTGATGTCAAGGTGAAACAAGTTGGACAGCAACCTGTGAACATGGTGCAGCTGCTCACG AAGTACCCCATAGTGTGGCAAGGGCTGCTGGCACTGAAGAATGACCAGGCTGCTGTCCAGTTGCATTTTGTCTGTGGCAACAAAGGATTGGCTCTACGGTCACTGCCCCTACCCGAGGGAGGAGCGCTACTTCGGATCGTCCAGAGAATGAGACTCGAGGCGTCACAACTGGATGGTGTGGCTAGAAGAATGACA GGGGAGAGTGAGTTCTGTCTCCTGCTCGCTCTGCCATGTGGACGGGACCAGGAGGATGTCCTGAACCAGACCCAGGCCCTAAGAACCGCTTTCATCAACTACCTGCAGGCCAAGCTGGCTGCAGGCATCATCAATGTCCCCAACCCAGGCTCCAATCAG CCTGCCTATGTGTTGCAGATATTCCCACCATGCGAGTTTTCAGAGAGCCACTTATCCCGGCTAGCCCCTGACCTCCTCAACCGGATCTCTAATATCTCCCCTCACCTCATGATCGTCATCACCTCCGTTTAA